A genomic stretch from Serratia entomophila includes:
- the estP gene encoding esterase EstP, producing the protein MDLVMLNQTRIMPLAVSLLSLACGHAMAAPSPYSNFIVFGDSLSSSGQVADPGGPAGSSYRATNRTGPVYLDGSGEAYAAVAPQLLGARLGFSADQLAGSTSAARAREGLPDGNNWAVGGYRTDQILDSITSTSAVDGRSRPGYLPSNNFRADPKAFYYLTGGANDFYQGGVTRPDQAPVAAGRLVDSVQALQQAGARYIMVWLLPDLGLTPLLNGGPLQTFTSLLSAQFNTELIRQLRGVDAEVIPLNVPALLKEAFANPGQFGLATDQDLIATCFTGRGCRENARYGIHSATPDPSKLIYNDAVHPTEAGQRLIADYAYSLLAAPWEITLLPEMAHGILRAHQDELRNQWQADWQSWQSVGQWRAIAAAGGQRQDFDSQRSAAGADGNGYSLNIGGSYRLDEAWRVGVLAGSYRQKLEAGNSGSDYKLNSYLGTAFVQYQQSRWWADAAATAGRLDYAGLKRRFALGTNERQETGDTDGNILAFGARLGYDIAQQADGIWHLSPFISADYARAKVDGYAENGKDATALAFDEQRRSSRRLGIGLQGKYQVTPQTQLFGEIAHEKEYEDHAQKLTMALNSLPDNRYTLEGYAPQSSLNRLSLGVRHALTQDLALHAGYNIRKDGDFTQQGISLGASLDF; encoded by the coding sequence ATGGACTTAGTTATGCTTAATCAAACGCGGATTATGCCGCTCGCCGTCAGCCTTTTGTCCTTAGCCTGCGGCCATGCGATGGCCGCGCCATCGCCCTATAGCAACTTCATCGTCTTCGGCGACAGCCTCAGCAGTTCTGGACAGGTCGCGGATCCCGGCGGCCCGGCAGGGTCTTCTTACCGGGCGACCAACCGTACCGGACCCGTCTACCTGGACGGCAGCGGGGAAGCCTATGCCGCTGTCGCCCCGCAATTACTGGGTGCGAGGCTTGGGTTCTCGGCCGATCAGCTTGCCGGCTCAACCTCGGCCGCTCGCGCCCGAGAAGGCTTGCCTGATGGCAATAACTGGGCGGTTGGCGGCTATCGCACCGATCAGATCCTTGATTCGATTACCTCCACTTCGGCGGTCGACGGCCGTAGTCGACCCGGTTATCTGCCGTCCAACAACTTTCGTGCTGACCCGAAAGCCTTCTACTACCTGACGGGAGGGGCCAACGATTTCTACCAAGGGGGGGTCACCCGTCCCGACCAAGCCCCCGTCGCCGCCGGACGGCTGGTCGACAGCGTACAAGCCTTGCAACAGGCCGGTGCCCGTTACATCATGGTGTGGCTGTTGCCGGATCTTGGCCTAACCCCGTTGCTCAACGGCGGGCCTCTGCAAACGTTCACCTCTCTGCTCAGCGCTCAGTTCAACACTGAACTGATTCGGCAGTTGCGCGGGGTCGATGCAGAGGTTATTCCTCTCAACGTCCCAGCGCTTTTGAAAGAGGCCTTCGCCAATCCGGGGCAGTTCGGTTTGGCTACTGACCAGGACCTCATCGCCACCTGCTTCACTGGCAGAGGCTGCAGGGAAAACGCCCGTTACGGCATTCATAGCGCCACGCCGGACCCGAGTAAGTTGATCTACAACGACGCCGTTCACCCCACCGAAGCCGGGCAACGGCTGATTGCCGATTACGCTTATTCTCTGTTGGCGGCGCCCTGGGAAATCACCCTGCTGCCGGAAATGGCCCATGGCATCCTGCGCGCGCATCAGGACGAGTTACGCAACCAATGGCAGGCTGATTGGCAAAGCTGGCAGAGCGTTGGCCAATGGCGCGCGATCGCCGCCGCAGGCGGCCAGCGCCAGGATTTCGACAGCCAGCGCAGCGCGGCCGGCGCCGACGGCAATGGTTACAGCCTGAACATCGGCGGCAGCTATCGGCTCGACGAGGCCTGGCGAGTCGGGGTACTGGCCGGCAGCTATCGGCAGAAGCTCGAAGCGGGCAACAGCGGCTCGGACTATAAGCTCAACAGCTACCTGGGAACCGCCTTTGTGCAGTACCAGCAAAGCCGCTGGTGGGCTGATGCGGCAGCTACCGCAGGGCGTCTGGACTACGCCGGCCTCAAACGCAGGTTCGCTCTGGGCACCAACGAACGGCAGGAAACGGGCGACACCGACGGCAATATCCTGGCCTTCGGCGCGCGCCTGGGCTACGACATTGCGCAGCAGGCCGACGGCATCTGGCACCTGTCGCCGTTCATCAGCGCAGACTATGCGCGGGCCAAGGTTGATGGCTACGCTGAAAACGGCAAAGACGCCACCGCTCTGGCCTTCGATGAGCAGAGACGCAGTTCACGGCGCTTGGGCATCGGTTTGCAGGGCAAATATCAGGTCACCCCGCAAACCCAGCTATTCGGCGAAATTGCCCATGAAAAGGAATATGAGGACCATGCGCAGAAGCTGACCATGGCCCTGAACAGCCTGCCGGATAATCGCTACACTCTGGAAGGCTATGCCCCGCAGAGCAGCCTGAACCGTCTGAGCCTTGGAGTCAGACACGCGCTTACCCAGGATCTGGCCTTACACGCCGGCTACAACATCCGCAAGGACGGCGATTTCACCCAACAAGGCATCAGCCTCGGGGCCAGCCTCGACTTCTAA
- a CDS encoding aminotransferase-like domain-containing protein, with protein sequence MTRYEQLAQQIREQIQNRVWRAGDKLPSLRESGKRAGLSLMTVVQSYQLLESQGWIVARPQSGYYVAARPQPLPEPARGEKLLLSEQVDINTFIFDVLQASQDPEIVPFGSAFPDATLFAQPRLARALSSVARKFTPHSSLANLPPGNDALRRHIAQRYALSGMQVAPDEIVITAGAMESLSLSLQAVTQPGDYVAIESPAFYGALQALERLRLKAVAIATHPQDGIDLDALQQAVDQYPIKACWLMTHFQNPQGASMSDDNKRRLVALLRERQITLIEDDVYGELYFSAERPLPAKALDSGGQILHCSSFSKCLAPGFRVGWVAAGRYAQQIQRLQLMSTVSTSVPTQMALADYLLHGGYDTHLRRLRRLLAQRQSVMRQAIAHHFPPTVKVSQPDGGYFLWLELEPALSSMELYRQALAQGVSIAPGRMFTTGDHFNHCFRLNASFEWHDRFEEAIKTLAKLIRQLEPAR encoded by the coding sequence ATGACCAGATACGAGCAGCTTGCGCAGCAGATTAGAGAACAGATCCAAAACCGGGTGTGGCGAGCGGGGGACAAGCTGCCCTCGCTGCGCGAGAGCGGTAAGCGCGCCGGTTTGAGCCTGATGACGGTGGTGCAGTCCTATCAGCTGCTGGAAAGCCAGGGCTGGATCGTCGCTCGCCCGCAGTCCGGGTATTATGTGGCGGCGCGTCCGCAGCCTCTGCCGGAGCCGGCGCGCGGCGAAAAGCTGCTGCTGAGCGAGCAGGTGGATATCAACACCTTTATTTTCGACGTATTGCAGGCCAGCCAGGATCCGGAGATAGTCCCGTTCGGTTCGGCGTTTCCCGACGCCACCCTGTTCGCCCAGCCCAGGCTGGCGCGTGCGCTGAGCAGCGTGGCGCGCAAGTTCACCCCGCACAGCTCGCTGGCCAATCTGCCGCCCGGCAACGATGCGCTGCGCCGCCACATTGCCCAGCGCTATGCGCTGAGCGGTATGCAGGTGGCGCCGGATGAAATCGTCATTACCGCCGGGGCGATGGAGTCGCTGAGCCTCAGCCTGCAGGCGGTGACCCAGCCGGGCGACTATGTGGCGATAGAGTCGCCGGCGTTTTACGGCGCGCTGCAGGCGTTGGAGCGTTTGCGGCTGAAGGCGGTGGCGATCGCCACTCACCCGCAGGACGGCATCGATCTGGATGCGCTGCAGCAGGCGGTGGATCAGTACCCGATCAAGGCCTGCTGGCTGATGACCCACTTCCAGAACCCGCAGGGCGCCAGCATGTCGGACGACAACAAGCGGCGGCTGGTGGCGCTCTTGCGTGAGCGGCAGATTACGCTGATCGAAGACGACGTTTACGGCGAGCTGTATTTCAGCGCAGAACGGCCGCTGCCGGCCAAAGCGCTGGACAGCGGCGGCCAGATCCTGCACTGCTCGTCGTTCTCCAAATGCCTGGCGCCGGGTTTTCGCGTCGGTTGGGTGGCGGCGGGGCGTTATGCCCAGCAGATCCAGCGGCTGCAGCTGATGAGCACCGTTTCCACCAGCGTGCCGACCCAAATGGCGCTGGCCGACTACCTGCTGCACGGCGGCTATGATACCCATCTGCGGCGGCTGCGCCGTTTGCTGGCCCAGCGGCAGAGCGTGATGCGCCAGGCGATCGCCCATCACTTCCCGCCGACGGTCAAAGTCAGCCAGCCCGACGGCGGCTATTTCCTGTGGCTGGAGCTGGAGCCGGCGCTGTCGTCGATGGAGCTGTACCGGCAGGCGCTGGCGCAGGGCGTCAGCATCGCGCCGGGGCGGATGTTCACCACCGGCGACCATTTCAACCACTGTTTCCGCCTCAACGCCTCTTTTGAATGGCACGACCGGTTTGAAGAGGCGATCAAGACTTTAGCGAAATTAATCCGCCAGTTGGAACCGGCCCGTTGA
- a CDS encoding cytochrome ubiquinol oxidase subunit I produces MLGLDALELARIQFAFTVSFHIIFPAITIGLASYLAVLEGLWLKTHNEAYRDLYHFWSKIFAVNFGMGVVSGLVMAYQFGTNWSFFSEFAGSITGPLLTYEVLTAFFLEAGFLGVMLFGWNRVGPGLHFFATCMVALGTLISTFWILASNSWMQTPQGHEIINGQVVPVDWLKVIFNPSFPYRLLHMSTAAFLSSAFFVGASAAWHLLRGRDTPAMRKMLSMAMWMALIVAPVQALIGDAHGLNTLKHQPAKIAAIEGHWENPPGEATPLILFGWPDMQREETRFKLEVPYLGSLILTHSLTEQVPALKSFPPEDRPNSTVVFWSFRVMVALGMLMILAGVWSLWLRWRGGLYHSRPFLYFILWMGPSGLLALLAGWFTTEIGRQPWVVYGLLRTKDAVSAHGDLHMSISLLAFIIVYCSVFGVGYSYMMRLIRKGPQRHEPHEDDTEGRPARPLSAVKDTLDDRS; encoded by the coding sequence ATGCTGGGTCTTGATGCACTGGAACTTGCCAGAATACAGTTCGCCTTCACCGTGTCTTTTCATATCATTTTTCCCGCCATCACCATCGGACTCGCCAGTTACCTGGCGGTGCTGGAAGGGCTGTGGCTGAAAACGCACAATGAAGCCTACCGCGATCTGTACCACTTCTGGTCGAAAATCTTTGCCGTCAACTTCGGCATGGGCGTGGTTTCCGGCCTGGTGATGGCCTACCAATTCGGCACCAACTGGAGCTTCTTCTCGGAGTTTGCCGGCAGCATTACCGGGCCGCTGCTGACCTATGAAGTGCTGACCGCCTTCTTCCTCGAAGCCGGCTTCCTCGGCGTGATGCTGTTCGGCTGGAACCGCGTCGGCCCGGGCCTGCACTTTTTCGCTACCTGCATGGTGGCGCTGGGCACCCTGATTTCCACCTTCTGGATCCTGGCCTCCAACAGCTGGATGCAAACGCCGCAGGGGCATGAGATCATCAACGGCCAGGTGGTGCCGGTCGACTGGCTGAAGGTTATCTTCAACCCGTCGTTCCCGTATCGCCTGTTGCATATGTCCACCGCCGCCTTCCTGTCCTCGGCGTTCTTCGTCGGCGCCTCCGCCGCCTGGCACCTGCTGCGCGGCCGCGATACCCCGGCGATGCGCAAGATGCTGTCGATGGCGATGTGGATGGCGTTGATCGTGGCGCCGGTGCAGGCATTGATCGGCGACGCCCACGGGCTGAATACCCTGAAACATCAGCCGGCGAAGATCGCCGCCATCGAAGGCCACTGGGAAAACCCGCCGGGAGAAGCCACCCCGCTGATCCTGTTCGGCTGGCCGGACATGCAGCGTGAAGAAACGCGCTTCAAGCTGGAAGTGCCCTACCTCGGCAGCCTGATCCTGACTCACAGCCTGACCGAGCAAGTGCCGGCGCTGAAATCCTTCCCGCCGGAAGATCGTCCAAACTCCACCGTGGTGTTCTGGTCGTTCCGCGTCATGGTGGCGCTGGGCATGCTGATGATCCTGGCCGGAGTATGGAGCCTGTGGCTGCGCTGGCGCGGCGGGCTGTATCACTCCAGGCCGTTCCTGTACTTCATTCTATGGATGGGGCCGTCCGGGCTGCTGGCGCTGCTGGCGGGCTGGTTCACTACCGAGATTGGCCGCCAGCCCTGGGTGGTGTACGGCCTGCTGCGCACCAAGGATGCGGTTTCGGCGCATGGCGACCTGCATATGAGCATCAGCCTGCTGGCGTTTATCATCGTTTACTGCTCGGTGTTCGGCGTGGGTTACTCCTACATGATGCGCCTGATCCGCAAAGGGCCGCAGCGGCATGAACCGCATGAAGACGACACCGAAGGCCGGCCGGCGCGCCCGCTCTCCGCAGTTAAAGACACCTTGGACGACAGGAGCTGA
- the cydB gene encoding cytochrome d ubiquinol oxidase subunit II has translation MGIDLPLIWFVIIVFSTMMYVVMDGFDLGIGILFPWVKDSGDRDVMMNTVAPVWDGNETWLVLGGAALFGAFPLAYSVILDALAIPLTLMLFGLIFRGVAFEFRFKATAEKRHIWDKAFIWGSIFATFSQGVVVGAIINGFPVNGRSYAGGALDWLTPFALFCGLGLVVTYALLGCTWLVMKTAGDLQARMYRLATPLLITLLLVLAAVSIWTPIAHPEIGSRWFTLPNLFWLLPVPVLVLLSAWGIQRGVKRGAHYSPFMLTLLLVFLGLSGLGISIWPLLIPPSISLWDAAAPPQSLGFMLVGALFIIPIILVYTFWSYYVFRGKVSHEHGYH, from the coding sequence ATGGGCATCGATCTTCCGTTGATTTGGTTTGTGATCATCGTGTTCAGCACCATGATGTACGTGGTGATGGACGGTTTTGATTTGGGTATTGGCATCCTGTTCCCGTGGGTGAAAGACAGCGGTGACCGTGACGTGATGATGAACACCGTCGCTCCGGTGTGGGACGGCAACGAGACCTGGCTGGTGCTGGGCGGCGCGGCGCTGTTTGGCGCCTTCCCGCTGGCCTATTCGGTGATCCTCGACGCCCTGGCGATTCCGCTGACCCTGATGCTGTTCGGGCTGATTTTCCGCGGCGTGGCCTTCGAGTTCCGCTTCAAGGCCACGGCGGAAAAACGCCATATCTGGGATAAGGCGTTTATCTGGGGGTCCATCTTCGCCACCTTTAGCCAGGGGGTGGTGGTCGGCGCCATCATTAACGGGTTCCCGGTTAACGGCCGCAGCTATGCCGGCGGCGCGCTGGATTGGCTGACGCCGTTCGCGCTGTTCTGCGGGCTGGGGCTGGTGGTGACCTACGCCCTGCTCGGCTGCACCTGGCTGGTGATGAAAACCGCCGGCGACCTGCAGGCGCGCATGTATCGCCTGGCGACGCCGCTGCTGATAACCCTGCTGCTGGTGCTGGCGGCGGTCAGCATCTGGACGCCGATCGCCCATCCGGAGATCGGCAGCCGCTGGTTCACGCTGCCGAACCTGTTCTGGCTGCTGCCGGTGCCGGTGCTGGTGTTGCTCAGCGCCTGGGGCATCCAGCGCGGGGTGAAGCGCGGCGCGCACTATTCGCCGTTTATGCTGACCCTGTTGCTGGTGTTTCTCGGCCTGAGCGGCCTGGGCATCAGCATCTGGCCGCTGCTGATCCCGCCGTCCATCAGCCTGTGGGACGCCGCCGCACCGCCGCAAAGCCTCGGCTTTATGCTGGTGGGCGCGCTGTTTATCATCCCGATCATTCTGGTTTATACCTTCTGGAGCTACTACGTGTTCCGCGGCAAGGTCAGCCATGAACATGGCTATCACTGA
- a CDS encoding DUF2474 domain-containing protein, with the protein MQDKTASVPAPWWKRVGWLVIIWSASVLGLFAVASLFRLLMTAAGMKSH; encoded by the coding sequence ATGCAAGATAAAACCGCATCTGTACCGGCCCCCTGGTGGAAACGCGTCGGCTGGCTGGTGATCATCTGGAGCGCCAGCGTGCTGGGGCTGTTCGCCGTCGCCTCGCTGTTCCGCCTGTTGATGACCGCCGCGGGGATGAAGTCGCATTAG
- a CDS encoding fatty acid desaturase family protein, which produces MKSLRPLAYRRDDAGLHRALMQAAQAYLADNRDHRFADGGMLAKVVLLLALCALCYCLSLRQQSGWAFFACYFGFIFTGMFLTVNVVHDASHNAFFRRPWANRWLNGVVSVPLGLDPDCWRVRHVIFHHAHNNIEHYDPDIDANGVLRQTPFQRWRPVMRAQRFYWPLVAAMTFPYYIWLFDWLDRAGKTRVAARMAQRGARGWGAFLAGKVSHLALALAIPCSLLPPAIGVGQVLLIYLLSQMLSSLLFVMLIIGTHWAKANFYQAPAQGAMPHGWYHHVFATTFDWLTRPRWLGYWLGGANLHLTHHLFPHWSHRHYPALSRIISEVAPRFGIDYRLLELEELLRLQQRFLSAMGRKPD; this is translated from the coding sequence ATGAAATCGCTGCGCCCACTGGCGTATCGGCGCGACGACGCCGGTTTGCACCGCGCACTGATGCAGGCTGCGCAGGCCTATCTGGCCGACAATCGGGACCACCGCTTCGCCGACGGCGGCATGTTGGCGAAGGTTGTGCTGCTGCTGGCGCTGTGCGCGCTCTGTTATTGCCTGAGCCTGCGGCAGCAGAGCGGTTGGGCATTTTTCGCCTGCTATTTCGGTTTTATTTTTACCGGTATGTTCCTGACGGTGAACGTGGTGCACGACGCGTCGCACAACGCGTTTTTCCGCCGGCCCTGGGCCAACCGCTGGCTTAATGGCGTGGTGAGCGTTCCGCTGGGGCTGGATCCCGATTGCTGGCGGGTGCGGCACGTTATTTTTCATCATGCGCACAACAACATCGAGCACTACGATCCGGATATCGACGCCAATGGGGTGCTGCGGCAGACGCCGTTTCAGCGCTGGCGGCCCGTGATGCGCGCACAGCGATTTTATTGGCCGCTGGTGGCGGCGATGACCTTCCCGTATTACATCTGGCTGTTCGACTGGCTGGATCGCGCGGGGAAAACCCGGGTGGCGGCGCGGATGGCGCAACGGGGTGCGCGCGGCTGGGGCGCCTTTCTGGCGGGCAAAGTTTCGCACCTGGCGTTGGCGCTGGCGATCCCATGCTCTCTGTTGCCGCCGGCGATCGGCGTGGGGCAAGTCCTGCTGATTTATCTGCTGAGCCAGATGCTGTCTTCCCTGCTGTTCGTGATGCTGATCATCGGCACTCACTGGGCCAAGGCGAATTTCTACCAGGCGCCGGCGCAGGGAGCGATGCCGCATGGGTGGTACCACCACGTGTTCGCCACCACCTTCGACTGGCTGACCCGGCCGCGCTGGCTGGGTTACTGGCTGGGCGGGGCCAACCTGCACCTGACGCACCACCTGTTCCCGCACTGGAGCCACCGGCATTATCCGGCGCTGAGCCGCATCATCAGCGAGGTAGCGCCGCGTTTCGGCATCGATTACCGGCTATTGGAGCTGGAAGAGCTGCTGCGGCTGCAACAGCGTTTTCTCAGCGCGATGGGGCGCAAGCCGGACTAG
- a CDS encoding fatty acid desaturase family protein gives MAESLPPLHFPSDGEQAFHRDLKRAAHACLAGDHRYADTARLAKAALLLALCVGFYALSLMQHQPWAFFLCYFLFVAMGMLLNVNVNHDASHNAFLRAPWANRLVGRLVTLPLGVDPDYWRVRHVAFHHLYANVEHYDLDTEENGFFRQTPFQRWRPHMRYQHLYWPLIAALSLPYIAWIFDWSDRLDKTPLREKRVLAGRGGWALFVLCKLLHVALVLVVPLILCHLHGIGWGWVLLAYAIGQMCASLLVVFLLLGTHWAQAEFYSPPAGDSMPHGWYRHNFATACDWQTSPRWLNHLTGGLNYHLTHHLFPGWNHRHYPALAAIVGRLAAQHGMDYRCIDYRTLLAQQQQFLRRMGQP, from the coding sequence ATGGCTGAATCATTACCGCCGCTGCATTTCCCCTCCGATGGCGAGCAGGCGTTTCATCGCGATCTTAAGCGCGCGGCGCACGCCTGCCTGGCGGGCGATCATCGCTATGCCGATACCGCGCGGCTGGCCAAGGCCGCGCTGTTGCTGGCGCTGTGCGTCGGGTTTTATGCCCTGAGCCTGATGCAGCATCAGCCCTGGGCGTTTTTCCTCTGCTATTTCCTGTTCGTGGCCATGGGCATGCTGCTCAACGTCAACGTCAATCACGATGCTTCGCATAACGCCTTCTTGCGCGCGCCCTGGGCCAATCGCCTGGTGGGGCGGTTGGTGACGCTGCCGCTGGGGGTGGATCCGGATTACTGGCGGGTGCGCCACGTGGCCTTCCATCATCTCTATGCCAACGTCGAACACTACGATCTGGACACCGAAGAGAACGGCTTTTTCCGCCAGACGCCGTTCCAGCGCTGGCGGCCGCATATGCGCTATCAGCATCTGTACTGGCCGCTGATCGCCGCGCTCTCGCTACCCTACATCGCGTGGATTTTCGATTGGTCCGATCGGCTCGATAAAACGCCGCTGCGGGAAAAACGCGTGCTGGCGGGGCGCGGCGGTTGGGCGCTGTTCGTGCTGTGCAAATTGCTCCATGTGGCGCTGGTGCTGGTGGTGCCGCTGATCCTGTGCCACCTGCACGGCATCGGTTGGGGCTGGGTGCTGCTGGCCTATGCGATCGGCCAGATGTGCGCCTCGCTGCTGGTGGTGTTCCTGCTGTTGGGGACCCACTGGGCGCAGGCCGAGTTTTATTCGCCGCCGGCGGGCGACAGCATGCCCCACGGCTGGTACCGCCATAATTTCGCCACCGCCTGCGACTGGCAGACCTCGCCGCGCTGGTTGAATCACCTGACCGGCGGCCTGAACTATCACCTGACCCATCACCTGTTCCCGGGCTGGAATCATCGCCACTATCCGGCGCTGGCCGCGATAGTGGGGCGGCTGGCGGCGCAGCACGGCATGGATTACCGCTGCATCGATTACCGTACGCTGCTGGCGCAGCAGCAACAGTTTTTACGCCGGATGGGGCAGCCATGA
- a CDS encoding sterol desaturase family protein: MSSLAMPIVFMLFVVVGEALVLQWVQRRQVNWHDLVFNLNSGHIMLWLFRGLEITCYGYVAAHFSLGLLDAWPPLLMWLFALLAWDFGFYWLHRLHHHLRVLWAVHLVHHQGEHFNLSLGVRNSWYSSLTSIPFFLLLALLGVPLSVFVTVSILHYSIQLFNHNALTPRLGVLEKILVTPAHHRVHHVKDLAYSNKNFGGSFIFWDKLFGTFCPSLPDKPFVYGVSGDKSSANPFWASNLPFLCYFRLAWRPAPGRPRDRRSALSVFSGAMLLFSLVVGYVYQYGYGYGDISWPQMALLVLLALGSVALGGMTEGRPWASAVWLLIALGMPLLFIGYLGWPQRYWHIAMAAVALHALCVALGWGRVAAPAAVEEPHG; encoded by the coding sequence ATGAGCAGTCTGGCGATGCCGATAGTGTTCATGCTGTTTGTGGTGGTGGGCGAGGCGCTGGTGTTGCAGTGGGTGCAGCGTCGGCAGGTCAACTGGCACGATCTGGTGTTCAACCTGAATTCCGGCCACATCATGCTGTGGCTGTTCCGCGGGCTGGAAATCACCTGCTACGGCTACGTGGCCGCGCACTTCAGCCTGGGCCTGCTGGATGCCTGGCCGCCGTTGCTGATGTGGCTGTTTGCGCTGCTGGCGTGGGACTTCGGTTTTTACTGGCTGCACCGCTTGCACCACCATCTGCGGGTGCTCTGGGCGGTGCACCTGGTGCACCATCAGGGCGAGCACTTTAATCTGTCGCTGGGGGTGCGCAACTCTTGGTATTCATCGCTGACCTCGATCCCGTTCTTCTTGCTGCTGGCGCTGTTGGGCGTGCCGCTGTCGGTCTTTGTCACGGTCTCGATTCTGCATTACAGCATTCAGCTGTTTAACCACAATGCGCTGACGCCGCGGCTTGGCGTGTTGGAAAAAATCCTGGTCACGCCGGCCCACCACCGGGTGCATCACGTCAAAGATCTGGCCTATTCGAACAAGAACTTCGGCGGCAGCTTTATCTTTTGGGACAAACTGTTCGGCACCTTTTGCCCCAGCCTGCCGGATAAGCCGTTCGTTTACGGCGTCAGCGGCGATAAATCGTCCGCCAATCCGTTTTGGGCGAGTAATCTGCCGTTCCTGTGCTATTTCCGTCTGGCCTGGCGCCCGGCGCCGGGCCGGCCGCGCGACCGCCGTTCGGCGCTCAGCGTCTTCAGCGGCGCCATGCTGTTGTTCTCGCTGGTGGTCGGTTACGTCTACCAATACGGTTATGGTTACGGCGACATCAGCTGGCCGCAAATGGCACTGCTGGTGCTGCTGGCGTTGGGCTCGGTGGCGCTGGGCGGCATGACGGAAGGGCGGCCGTGGGCGAGCGCCGTCTGGCTGCTGATCGCGCTGGGCATGCCACTGCTGTTTATCGGCTATCTTGGCTGGCCACAGCGCTATTGGCATATCGCCATGGCCGCCGTGGCGCTGCATGCCCTGTGCGTGGCGCTGGGCTGGGGGCGAGTGGCTGCACCGGCCGCTGTGGAGGAACCGCATGGCTGA
- a CDS encoding phosphatase PAP2 family protein — protein MKTLPYRLWQMLLGWGLVGVIYTCTDRLQGAGAVIPPSAIDRWIPFNPAAIWLYLSFFIIIPLGYLLAPVGRVRWLAAAMQLTALSAGAVYLLWPTTMTYPADGGTGLSSRLLAALSAVDSRQNCLPSLHMALTVLAVWALSDRRRKLRTALFILWALAIAFSILQLRRHLLIDLVSGALLALFVGWLVQRALSARRENVKGEIG, from the coding sequence ATGAAAACGCTGCCGTATCGGCTGTGGCAGATGTTGCTGGGCTGGGGGCTGGTCGGGGTGATTTATACCTGCACCGATCGCCTGCAGGGGGCGGGCGCCGTGATCCCGCCATCGGCTATCGACCGTTGGATCCCGTTTAACCCGGCGGCCATTTGGCTGTATCTGTCGTTTTTTATCATTATTCCGCTCGGTTACCTGCTGGCGCCGGTGGGCCGGGTCAGGTGGCTGGCCGCCGCAATGCAGCTGACCGCATTGAGCGCCGGGGCGGTGTATCTGCTGTGGCCCACCACCATGACTTACCCGGCGGACGGCGGTACGGGCCTCAGTTCACGGCTGTTGGCGGCGCTGAGCGCGGTGGACTCGCGGCAAAATTGCCTGCCTTCGCTGCATATGGCGCTGACGGTATTGGCGGTGTGGGCGCTGAGCGACCGAAGGCGTAAGCTGAGGACGGCGTTATTTATCCTGTGGGCGTTGGCGATTGCGTTTTCCATTTTGCAGCTGCGCCGCCACCTGTTGATTGATCTGGTGAGCGGGGCGCTGCTGGCGCTGTTCGTCGGCTGGCTGGTGCAGCGCGCGTTAAGCGCGCGCAGAGAGAACGTGAAAGGAGAAATAGGATGA